In one Actinomyces trachealis genomic region, the following are encoded:
- a CDS encoding D-alanine--D-alanine ligase family protein, with protein sequence MNATITGTEPLRVAVLAGGLSHERDVSQRSGHRVAQALRHLGHQVIILDVDAKLLSSLRSFAPDVIWPLVHGGPGEDGGLQNVLLALKTPYVGTHSDGCQRSSFKPTAKATVRTGGVLTPDSLTLPKAYFAQLGAQEVLTLVADHLGFPVVVKPNQGGSGLGVSYASSADALRAAMVTCFAYDERALVEKYVEGTELAVSVVDTGQGPRALPPVEVVSEGQYDFDARYNPGRSEYFAPARLDAAQSVLVQETALKVHQTLGLGNISRTDLILSEDGTPWFIDVNVVPGMTETSLFPIAAEAAGDLAQLYDDLVHNPLCR encoded by the coding sequence ATGAACGCCACTATCACAGGCACCGAGCCGCTCCGCGTCGCTGTCTTAGCCGGAGGCCTGAGCCACGAAAGAGATGTCTCCCAGCGCTCCGGACACCGCGTGGCCCAAGCGCTACGCCATCTAGGCCACCAGGTCATCATTCTGGACGTGGACGCCAAACTGCTCTCCTCCCTGCGCTCCTTCGCTCCAGACGTCATCTGGCCGCTAGTTCACGGTGGACCGGGAGAGGACGGAGGGCTGCAGAACGTCCTTCTAGCCCTTAAGACCCCCTACGTGGGAACGCACTCTGACGGCTGCCAGCGGTCTTCCTTCAAGCCAACCGCCAAGGCCACAGTGCGCACTGGCGGGGTTCTCACCCCCGACTCGCTGACCCTCCCTAAGGCGTACTTCGCCCAGTTGGGGGCGCAGGAGGTGTTGACCCTGGTAGCGGACCACCTGGGCTTTCCCGTCGTCGTCAAACCAAACCAAGGTGGCTCGGGTCTGGGCGTCTCCTACGCTTCCAGCGCCGATGCGCTACGTGCCGCGATGGTCACCTGCTTTGCCTACGACGAACGGGCCCTAGTGGAGAAGTACGTTGAAGGCACTGAGTTGGCCGTCAGCGTAGTAGATACGGGTCAGGGTCCACGTGCGCTACCGCCGGTGGAAGTGGTCTCCGAGGGGCAGTACGACTTCGACGCCCGCTACAACCCCGGACGCTCTGAGTACTTCGCGCCGGCCCGCCTGGACGCGGCACAGAGCGTGCTCGTGCAAGAGACCGCGCTCAAGGTCCACCAGACCTTGGGTCTGGGCAACATCTCCCGCACGGACCTCATCCTCTCCGAAGACGGCACACCATGGTTCATTGATGTGAATGTGGTGCCGGGTATGACGGAGACCTCGCTCTTTCCGATCGCCGCTGAGGCT